In Halichondria panicea chromosome 9, odHalPani1.1, whole genome shotgun sequence, a genomic segment contains:
- the LOC135340713 gene encoding UPF0489 protein C5orf22-like isoform X1: protein MQQDPDPSTCSSQHRGSLPVAIVEDHDEALPLLYRAIGSRRLPFNSITLVHFDAHPDLLSPNIKADRLTHTAELFSSTSIADWILPTLYSGHVGGVVWLKPPWAEQIPDGEYCLIVGKDKSSGHVRLATPLSYFISEMLCVPRSQLDNVREIPLLVTTVTIPSATDMMPPQPKRRRLLPEKGIGRLLKESKGWVLDFDLDFFSTGNPYRGPFTSEQYHLLQRLYRTPQIPEGDKSEGALQEVVEKRRKQLDLLNGLWSDNYPQREIIEQLDMSPPQQRLVEGIRTFLRQSADIDQEYIHTCGLLTELPLHVSSEGEIAALMKESFQLLEELVACAGSPALVTIARSSVDHYTPAHQVDSIQEQLTTSLQTLCAGHKLNISCNYLDQHMQYLYESPSKTCDCSYL from the exons ATGCAGCAAGACCCGGACCCCTCCACATGTTCCTCCCAGCACCGTGGCTCGCTCCCTGTGGCCATTGTGGAGGACCACGATGAAGCTCTGCCTCTACTCTACAGAGCTATAGGCAGCAGGAGACTCCCTTTCAACTCCATCACTCTGGTTCACTTTGATGCACACCCTGACCTCCTGTCTCCCAACATCAAG gctgatcgtctcacacacacagcagagtTGTTCTCCAGCACAAGCATTGCTGACTGGATCCTGCCCACGCTGTACAGTGGCCAtgtggggggtgtggtctGGCTCAAGCCCCCCTGGGCAGAACAGATCCCTGATGGAGAGTATTGTCTTATAGTGGGCAAAGACAAGAGCTCTGGACACGTCAG ACTTGCCACACCCCTCTCTTACTTCATCAGTGAGATGCTCTGTGTCCCCAGGAGTCAACTGGATAATGTGAGGGAAATCCCCCTGCTTGTTACCACGGTAACTATACCCAGCGCTACGGACATGATGCCACCTCAACCCAAGAGGCGACGGCTATTACCAGAGAAGGGTATTGGCAGACTACTGAAGGAGTCTAAAGGCTGGGTGTTGGACTTTGACCTTGATTTCTTCTCTACGGGGAACCCATACAGAGGGCCATTCACATCA GAGCAGTATCATCTATTGCAGCGGCTTTATCGGACCCCCCAGATACCAGAGGGGGACAAAAGTGAG GGTGCTCTACAGGAAGTGGTGGAGAAGAGGAGGAAGCAGCTTGATCTACTCAATGGCCTGTGGTCAGACAACTACCCACAGAGGGAGATCATTGAGCAACTGGACATGTCCCCACCACAACA ACGGCTGGTGGAAGGGATCAGAACATTCCTCCGACAGAGCGCCGACATTGACCAAGAGTAT ATCCACACTTGTGGTCTGTTGACTGAGCTGCCTCTCCATGTCAGCTCAGAGGGGGAGATAGCTGCTCTAATGAAGGAATCATTTCAACTGCTGGAGGAGTTGGTTGCTTGTGCTGGGTCACCTGCCCTCGTCACCATAGCAAG GTCCTCTGTGGACCACTACACTCCTGCCCATCAGGTGGACTCTATACAAGAGCAGCTGACCACCTCTTTACAGACACTGTGTGCTGGACACAAACTGAACATTAGCTGCAATTATCTGGACCAACATATGCAATATTTGTATGAGTCACCTTCTAAAACTTGTGACTGTTCTTATCTGTAA
- the LOC135340713 gene encoding UPF0489 protein C5orf22 homolog isoform X2, with amino-acid sequence MQQDPDPSTCSSQHRGSLPVAIVEDHDEALPLLYRAIGSRRLPFNSITLVHFDAHPDLLSPNIKADRLTHTAELFSSTSIADWILPTLYSGHVGGVVWLKPPWAEQIPDGEYCLIVGKDKSSGHVRLATPLSYFISEMLCVPRSQLDNVREIPLLVTTVTIPSATDMMPPQPKRRRLLPEKGIGRLLKESKGWVLDFDLDFFSTGNPYRGPFTSEQYHLLQRLYRTPQIPEGDKSEGALQEVVEKRRKQLDLLNGLWSDNYPQREIIEQLDMSPPQQRLVEGIRTFLRQSADIDQEYIHTCGLLTELPLHVSSEGEIAALMKESFQLLEELVACAGSPALVTIARSSVDHYTPAHQVDPIQEQLITSLQTLCAGHKLNIICN; translated from the exons ATGCAGCAAGACCCGGACCCCTCCACATGTTCCTCCCAGCACCGTGGCTCGCTCCCTGTGGCCATTGTGGAGGACCACGATGAAGCTCTGCCTCTACTCTACAGAGCTATAGGCAGCAGGAGACTCCCTTTCAACTCCATCACTCTGGTTCACTTTGATGCACACCCTGACCTCCTGTCTCCCAACATCAAG gctgatcgtctcacacacacagcagagtTGTTCTCCAGCACAAGCATTGCTGACTGGATCCTGCCCACGCTGTACAGTGGCCAtgtggggggtgtggtctGGCTCAAGCCCCCCTGGGCAGAACAGATCCCTGATGGAGAGTATTGTCTTATAGTGGGCAAAGACAAGAGCTCTGGACACGTCAG ACTTGCCACACCCCTCTCTTACTTCATCAGTGAGATGCTCTGTGTCCCCAGGAGTCAACTGGATAATGTGAGGGAAATCCCCCTGCTTGTTACCACGGTAACTATACCCAGCGCTACGGACATGATGCCACCTCAACCCAAGAGGCGACGGCTATTACCAGAGAAGGGTATTGGCAGACTACTGAAGGAGTCTAAAGGCTGGGTGTTGGACTTTGACCTTGATTTCTTCTCTACGGGGAACCCATACAGAGGGCCATTCACATCA GAGCAGTATCATCTATTGCAGCGGCTTTATCGGACCCCCCAGATACCAGAGGGGGACAAAAGTGAG GGTGCTCTACAGGAAGTGGTGGAGAAGAGGAGGAAGCAGCTTGATCTACTCAATGGCCTGTGGTCAGACAACTACCCACAGAGGGAGATCATTGAGCAACTGGACATGTCCCCACCACAACA ACGGCTGGTGGAAGGGATCAGAACATTCCTCCGACAGAGCGCCGACATTGACCAAGAGTAT ATCCACACTTGTGGTCTGTTGACTGAGCTGCCTCTCCATGTCAGCTCAGAGGGGGAGATAGCTGCTCTAATGAAGGAATCATTTCAACTGCTGGAGGAGTTGGTTGCTTGTGCTGGGTCACCTGCCCTCGTCACCATAGCAAG
- the LOC135340716 gene encoding carbonic anhydrase 4-like — protein sequence MSAPLFAFVCCLVVGVALGAGTEESFNYREQSLWGGICNTGQTRQSPINIITADVVQNPNLSAFELSESWTQATASGTFSNLGHNVQFTLAANSPAITTTFPVGEYKFLQMHMHWGNRTGTGSEHRFDGEQTEVEIHFVHKRMTQEGTTSENGLGVIGVYAEVSETPVSGFWATLNASRVQNSGDEINITDFMLSSMLPTNVNTTDYYHYAGGLTTPNCTETVQFFLLRQRIPVPAAYLTYLRSTTDDAGEPLDFNYRDLQGINGRIVEIPGSSTMVSASLMLVAAVALLAVTGISY from the exons ATGTCAGCGCCTCTGTTTGCCTTTGTGTGTTGCCTGGTAGTAGGAGTTGCCCTCGGAGCTGGAACTGAGGAATCCTTCAACTATAGAGAGCAGTCGCTGTGGGGTGGTATCTGCAACACAGGGCAGA CTCGCCAATCTCCCATCAACATCATCACGGCAGATGTGGTCCAGAACCCAAACCTGTCAGCCTTTGAGTTAAGTGAGTCTTGGACACAAGCCACTGCTAGTGGGACCTTTAGTAACCTTGGACACAATGTGCAGTTCACACTTGCTGCCAACAGCCCGGCCATCACCACAACGTTTCCTGTTGGAGAATATAAGTTCCTtcaaatgcacatgcattgggGCAACAGAACTGGGACTGGATCCGAGCATCGATTTGATGGAGAGCAAACTGAAGTGGAGATTCATTTTGTGCACAAACGAATGACACAAGAGGGAACAACCAGTGAGAATGGGCTGGGAGTGATTGGGGTGTACGCTGAAGTGAGTGAGACACCTGTGTCTGGATTTTGGGCCACTTTAAATGCCAGTCGAGTGCAGAATTCTGGTGACGAAATCAATATCACAGACTTTATGCTTTCCAGTATGCTTCCCACCAATGTAAACACCACTGACTACTATCACTACGCGGGTGGTCTCACCACTCCTAACTGCACTGAAACAGTCCAATTCTTCCTACTGAGACAGAGGATTCCAGTACCTGCAGCTTACCTCACCTATCTTCGCTCCACCACAGATGATGCCGGAGAACCGCTGGACTTCAACTACAGAGATCTCCAAGGTATCAACGGTCGTATTGTGGAGATACCTGGATCAAGCACAATGGTCAGCGCTTCTCTGATGCTAGTGGCTGCAGTGGCTCTCCTCGCAGTGACTGGAATTAGTTATTAG